The Crassostrea angulata isolate pt1a10 chromosome 1, ASM2561291v2, whole genome shotgun sequence nucleotide sequence ttgtataaTGGAGGCACAAGCAACGAATTTGATAACGACCATTACAATATTACgaaatctgataaatatattaaagaaatCAACATGGAAGAAGAGTCTTATCAGGTTAatgaagaaataaattgtgaaatatcTTCTCAAGAAATATCAAATGTTGTGATGCACGCCAAATCTAAATCTTCATATGGATTCGACGGAATTCCTTACAGTGTCCTAAAATTCCCCGTAGTCATCGAAACGTTACGGCATctttttcaacatatttttgatTCAGGCATTATTCCGTCAGTGTGGCGGAAAGCGATAATTTGTCCGATCCTAAAGGATCCTACATCAGATATACGTCTCCCTATGAATTACCGTGGAGTGAGCCTCTTGTCGTGCATCAGTAAACTTTACAGttcttttataaacaaaagaatCGTGTGTTATTTAGAGTCGAACGACGTATTAGCAGACGAACAGAACGGTTTCAGAAAAGACAGGTCATGCGAGGATCACGTATTTACTTTGAATAGCTTAATACATAACAATTCAAACCTTTATGTCGCATTTATTGATCTACAAAAATGTTTCGACTTTGTCGATAGGGATATGATGTTATATAAATTGTTAATCAATAACATAGATGGTAAAGTATATAATTCGATAAAAAATATCTATCAGAGCTCAGAATCATGTGTACGAATTAATGGTGTCCTCACAAATTGGTTTGATTGTAAAACTGGTGTAAAACAAGGTGATAATTTATCTCCaaccttattttcaattttcatcaaTGACCTTGCTCAGGAAATTAATAATCTAGATGTAGGAATAGATCTTGTAAATCGTAAATTATCCATGTTATTATACGCAGACGATATTGCTTTGATAGCCAAATCTACAGAAGATTTACAATGTAtgttaaataaattacatgagtgGTGTAGACGTTGGAGAGTACTTATAAACACCAGCAAGTcaaaatgtatgcattttagAAAGAGTAGGGCAAGAGCgactaattttgaatttactatTGGGTCTAATAAACTAGAAACAGTTGATAATTATAAGTATCTGGGAGTAACATTTACTTACTCAGGAAACTTTACAGAAAATGGAGAAAGGCTAGCTAAAGCAGGGGGACGAGCTCTTGGGAAGATTATTTCCtcaatacataataataaagaCTTTAGGTTTAACTCATACGAGAAATTATTTTACTCTTGTGTCATTCCAGTTTTGGACTATTCATCCAGTGTCTGGGGgttcaaaaaatttcaatcgATCGATAATATTCAAAATAGAGCTATTCGTTATTTTCTTGGAGTTCATCGCTTTGCGCCAAATTTGTCAATTTATGGAGACACTGGATGGATACCTAGTCAATATAGACGTTggattaatataattagatatTGGAATAGAGTTTTATCCTTTGACAATGAACGAATCACAagaaatgtatttgaaattgattacaACAGATGTAGGAATAATTGGTGTAgtgatttaaaagaaatttttcactGTTTAGATTTAGATTACTACTTTGACTCTAGAATGATAGTAGACACAAATACAGTTCAATCAAAAATACACGTCTTCTATTCCAATTTCTGGAACAGTGAGATTAGCAATATTCCAAAACTACGTACTTACGcactttttaaaacagtttttggTAGAGAAAATTATGTAGTCTTAGATATGCCTAAACAATTGCGTTCAATTTTGGCTCAGTTTAGGTGTGGGATTTTACCATTAAGAATTGAGACGGGTAGATACCACGGTGAACCTGCTGAAGAGCGAATTTGtactttttgttgtaaaaatagTATGGAAAACGAAATTCACTTTTTATTACATTGTCCTTTATATAACGACTATAGAAGAATCCTTTTCGAAAATACTGGGTTTAATCAATTACTAGATTTGTCAGATACAGAAGCATTAAttgttcttatttcaaattatcctCGGCAGGTTGCCAAATACTTATATCATTCTTTTACTCGTAGACAATCTTTATTGTtcagaaaataaacatatactGTATTATATAAACTATGCAAACTCAAGGTTCTGAAGAAATTTTtatactcatacatgtatattttcaatcatATCTTTGTTTACCGCTTGATGctgtgttattttcttttcttctttcatgTATTATGTGTTCAAAGTGGCATATAGGCCCGACGGGCCGGGTGTTTAATCTATGCTGACTGTTGTTAATATTACACTTggaaatgtatacacatgtcactataaataaataaattacttacttacttacttacttacttacataATAAAGTGTTGTGAGTTTTTTGCAAATTGgcgaaaatcaaataaataaagatcaCTAGTGAGAATattgtgatttaaaaattactttGTGTATCAAAGTAATTGCGCAGTGAATTTTGTTCactgaattacatgtacattgatttcaTGACTCATTCCTTGAAGACGTTAAAAACGCCCATAATTTTAATTGTCATTTGTCAAACCACCATTAGCTGCTTACATAAAACAAACTATTACAGACACCTAAGGAGCTAAAAGATCTGATAAATTCATTGGTTCAGCCGGTGTCAGCGTATCTAATATGCGCCTGACCAACTTCGATTTCATTCACAACCGCTAGCACGTCTCCCTGGTTGGCATTGTCTTGCATTCTACACGTTATAACAGGACCTCTTTCTTTTACACAGCGGATTTTTTCCAacatattttgcaaatttttcttattttggatatttttaattttttaacagtgAATTGGAAGCTATCGTTAACAGAATTACTATACAGATTGTCATCCATCTGTGAGATACATGTACGCGATTTAAAATCATGCACAGGAGTGACGTGTTTATCTGTTTTCCCGTAGGTTTTCACACGTGTTGATAATATATTGGAAGCAGTGTACCTCTCAGGACTTAGATTGGATGTCTTGTAATCTCAACAGGTTAGCTGTAACTACCTTCattcttgtttatttacaattatCCAAATTGGATGTCTTCTACTCTGAGCAGTTTGGCTATAACTACCTTtattcttgtttatttacaattgcccacaaaattgattttataagtCCCCTACCAGTTTTCAcaggaggggactatagctttcccctgcgtccgtcagtctgtctgtcccactttagttttccatactttttttctttatgcgtttgaggaataatatgaaatttgctgaacagcttcaaaatgtcaaactacggatcaagtttacactttagaagcgtctggttgacatattttcgagaatattaatttttgatattccaattttttttatgttcgggttcgatattctgcataacagtgcattgttttcacaatttccacaaaccgataggggacgtgtattgcttatgcaatactctcagaatgcttgtttttgtttgcttttttccTATGGACCTTTggttttgaacactgttcgtgaTCACCACATGTCATTTTTAGATATGGTAAAAATTTCATTGCattgtttataaacaaaattatattattgttacAATGGTAATGCATTTTAAAGACCGGTTGAATGCCACATCGCCACCATTTGTTTACCTAAATGaactttattgaaaaaaaattgaagtcacTTTCAGTCAGTTAAACCAAACTTGATAATAAGAGGGTAATCACACGGCACCATTATTGTACATATCGGTTCTTTAACACATATAAGGTTTCTAAGGTCTCTCTTAGCATGTAAGTACTCTAAACTTATCCTCTGTAATGTGTTTGATCAAAAAGTCACATTTATAATATTGGATGCTATTGAGCATTACCGAATATCTCGAGCAAAGGTGAATATTTGTTGATATCGATATTTCTATTTTGTAGTCGCAAACCTTATATAGTAGTGTTATTAAAAGGGAATTGTAATTACCAGCAGATTTTCGAAATAAACAGGATGATGAAATTATATCTGTAAtcaaatttagaaaattttcttATGAATATTATTCGATAAAAATCGCGTCGTAAATGTAAAAACAGATTCAAAACTTCTTAGAGATTCAGACATTACAATTCTAAATActcaaaaagaatttttaagagTCATTCTCTGTAAAAACCAAAGAATTAAAGGATGCCATTCAAACAAATACTTCCAAAATGCCAAATGCTAAAGTGTCTGATGGTGAAAATCAACTTAGTTTATTTTTTGGGGTGGCCGTTGCCATGGCAACCAGAACTGACCAATAAATAGTCAATTTGACATAATCTATTTTCTGAAGTATAGCATTTTTAACTCccatatttgattttaatacaaattgtgtttatcttttaaattatatttaatgttttgaaaattcctcaaaactaagaataaatatgaagtttttTCATTACCTTGAGTATAAAAAgcaaattgaagttaaaaatgtCGAATTTTGTGGTATTTCTAAATGTAGAATGTTCTAAATACCCAATTTTACAACAATTTACACAAATAATGCTAGactttatctttattaattcATCAGATGGTGTTAATTGTTTGACGTAGTCCTTAAATTGCTGAAGCTTAAAAAGTATTTCTGTTTGGTTAAAAAATTGACGACTCATAGAACAGTTGAATTGGAGTATTTCGTGGTTAATAAACCAAACCAAACCTCTTGACCAgaaataataatcaaagtattgaaagccgggctcttttggtgtgtgtTTATGCATACTGTGTAGTagagactgaaaatctctctctctctctctctctcctctctctctcgcatgcttttaatgtcggcaaagcgtcagagagcgaccaaaattgaaagcggctataaacaaaaatatttctgtctagtagaaaaaagttgAACAGTTGCTgtcttgaattttgcaacaagcgttatataataaatccccatttcttcaacgcgcagcaaagtagttcatggaaattaaTGCGCATTgaatgtgtccaaaatgcatagttttgtttttaaaacacgttattaataggaaaactaaaaaagatagacaattctctcgaaattgaaaaaaagaaacaaaatgtcaacactttggacaaaacgtggctctttgtgtaactatttggtatagcggaagcttttactttgacgctgtttagcattttgtttacttttgaagttgtgttATTTAtggtaacattggcgatttgcctgcctacagccaggactctgctttcagcagagcccgacCAAACAAAATCTCTTGTCCAGAATTCTTTTGATTTTGCCCAAACAGACAGTCTTTTGCTAAAAGTTAGTGATGAAAAATACTTCATCCGGTAAATAAATCCATGGTCTTCGTGTTGCCCGCAGTCTTTTATAGTGCAGGAAATTGAGACACTTTGACCGCTTCGAGACTTCCATTAAGGATAAATCAATCAATGATTCAATAATTGGAAGCAGATTCTACAAGTATCATAATTGTTCTTGGGGGAACTGTCGTGAgtaacccttgcccacgaatttacatcacCACGGACCTAAatcgctaacgcgcgttactcaatttgtatgcacacaccctgcagttatgagagtgtatacttaaaaaaatcatgattcaatgctataaaaaACACCAATcaattaacgaggccgagtacagaacgagtacgcacgctttcgcgcagcgtttcatttgtattgtgacgtcatctttttgcttggttgacgccatggcgtgatagtttcaactgcagatattcagcgaaaattgttgaaaatatctcgtttgatgcgtaaaaataatgttatattgtggaataaacataaatgtctcgaagtataagctatatttgggctcgggtcgaaaacgtgaagaggattcagcaagcctagccttctgtcacgttttcttaacccgcctaaatatagctaaattcatatatttcagacagtaaccatgtattttatatcaatgacccttaatatgtgatgttatatatttttttattacttacatgtaaatatgtctgaatgttttaataatactatttagatcaccttttccgcttttgtcaaataaaaaatagccattatctgacgaatctgggaaattgggcatacaaaaatcaactttgataagacccctggaacaaaccaggaggtaaaaggttttttttatttgaccattagatgctttttagcaataactttaatatgtagaacagaaaaagaaatccctagggcagaagttttgaaaaaatgtaaaaaatatgcaaaatttatacatttcaagcaaaatcccatagggtcctatgttaaagattaacacactttgagatgaccccctaaacaaacggtgtggtaaatgtcttattttttaatcttaaaataataattatatcagtagaaattcatgtaaaaagtttcatccaaacatctagggcagaacaaattagatccggcctcgttaagaatatataaatagttACCTGATTAGACTTTAACAAggttaattgtgacgtcacaaacattGCATTTTCCCGTAAATCATAAAACTGAGCAGAAGACACCAGTTACTTTCAagttttttgaatagaaaaatatGTCCGCAGCTGTCGCTTACGATGAAACACACATAATAACTTTATCATTTGATATCACATAAACTATATTAATTTCGTTGTAGGCGACGGCTGCGGACACATTATCCCCTTCAAAAAACTATGAGAAGTGGACCATTTTCTATCACTTTTgactaaatctttaaaatatgccaaaatgttgaagtcataattaatttttgaatcAAGATAAAAGGTTATAACTTAATACTTTACATACATACAGGTTCGAGATGGTGTGTGTATTTTTAAGAgatttaaagaatgtttgaatgttagggcaaatattgaaaaaaaaaactgtatctACACTACCAACGAAATAACGCCCCACGAACCAGGACAAACTTGGCTAGCCACGAACATTGACCTCAACGAATAAAGATGCTTCCGCagtaaatttgtaaaatattattttataaaaaacccACCAATCCTTTAAAAGTCAAATATCCCctttaaaaaaactaaatacaatCGACACATCAATAACCCCCACCACCATCcacttaaaacaaataaatacaatCTAAACTGACATTCAACCGCGACTTATTGATTCATTTGGTCTTTGTCATAATGTATTGTAATGATTGTTCTTGTgtttgaacaaaaaacaacttaacCTTCTTTTTTTACCCTGACTTGGTCCCGCGAGGCCGACCCTGAAAGTACCTGTGAACGAGTAGTACTGTCACTCTGTGTACATGTGTAGGTTTCCAAACTTTCAGTGTATAGTACATGAACAAAACAGGAAATGGTACGTCTGTCTAGCATCTTAGCAATATTATTTTGCTACTTACATGTAATCAGATACTGGCATGACGTTCATAAAAGTAATATTCGTCATTTCTATACATGTCGTTATTTTTAAACTTCTTTGAATGTATATGCAGGAAATAGCCTTTAACCGTTCAGGAAAAAAACCCCAGATTCCTGTTTCCGGATTTGAGCGAGCGTCGAGAAATTCTGGCAAAGTCTGAACCACTTAAAAAGAGATAATTCATCAAAGAGAAGAAAGCGTTTGAACGCATTAGACATAGCATTCACATCTTTGAAGCCTTCTTTCTCGAGTGATTggcaaaataaataatgaaagtGACATATTAAGTCTTCCGTTTTGTCTGATTAAGATCCTCATTAATTCGCGTTTTTGACCAGAGTTACCACAACTTTCATTTAAATCGAGGTAATCAtgctttttatttacaaaaaactcaATTATCGAAGAGTATGCATGTTATAATGATGGGGAATGATTCAAACTGAAAgcgtttaacaaaatttttatcttaatattGTTTTCCCAATTCGAAGGTTCATTGGCACTTGACATTGTAATCTCtatcatttttaacatttcgaagcatttttaagtttaaatgaGCCATTATTTACGAATAAATCGAGTATCCAAGTCAATAATAACTAGTGAGATATGGCCTGTTTGTGAGCGATatcaaaacaaatcaatttacatTTTGATTGAGAGGTAGTACAATGGTATGATCAATGCAGCATCAAAGGAGCAATACGCCATAAGGGAATTTGTCTTTGATTGCGTCGTGAACGATGACTGATATTTACAGCATTTATACAGCTGTTACACATGTACAACACCTAGACGAGCCCAAAAAACAGATATAAAAACATGCAAGCATTGATTTAGAGATAAACAGCTGCATACATTAATGACATTCATATTTATTATTGTGTcagtttaattttgaaattgaaccTACTCTTGTTTTGAGATAACATGACGTCAATAAATCAACATGGGTATTGTTGACaacatttcatatattttttttcattgtcattGATAACTCGCATATCTCTAATTCTTCTTTCTTTAAGGAATTTCCGCCATGAAAACGACACAAAGTATATATGATGCCATGCTGCAACAGATGCAATTTGGAAACCTTTCTAAAAACATCACACTGAAATGGCCCCCGCAAGAGCCTTGGGACTACCCTGGGATCTATAAAACAGGGAGATCGTTTTACGCATATTTTACTCCCGTTATTTTAATCGTGGGATTTGTTGGGAATACCCTCTCCTTCAATGTGTTCATTTCTAAGGGCATGCGGAACCTCTCGGCTAGTGTTTACCTCGCGGCGCTGTCTGCGACAGATCTCGTGACACTGCTTTGTTACGTCATGGTGGAATGGTTTCGGCGCGGACTTGTCTACCTAGATCCCCACTGGAAAGTGAGTTTCGTTGACATCGACTATTTGTGCCAGTTTCAGATGTATACGTCATATGTTTCACGAATGTCATCCGTGTGGCTCATTGTCGCATTCACGGTAGAGCGTTACATTGGAGTTTGTCATCCGCTGCGGCGCATTGATATCTGCTCTGTAAGTAGTGCTCGTAAAATTGTAGTGTTCATTTACTTGTCCTCCCTCTCTCTCGTGCTCTACAAACCGTTCCTCACAGGTGTGTTTGTCAGTGCAACAGGGGAAAAGTACTGCACGACCTACCCCAGCAACAGTTTTGTCTCGTTTGTCTTGGACAGCGTTTACGGACTGTTGATCACTTTCGTACCGTTAACTATTATCTCCTTGATGAACTTCCTAATCATCAACAAACTTTTCGCCAGGAAGAGGAAGCAGAAGAAAAGTCGGATTCTGTCGGAGGAGGCGCTGATACGTTTGGAGTTCACCTCCATCCTGCTGGTCATTTCTTTCTGTTTTGTGATTTTTAACATTCCATTTTTGGTCATGTGGATCCGTAATTTCTTTTATTCCAAACACGTGACGAACATTTCCACGAACGACTCGATGTATGATGTGGAGTCGTGGCAAGGGGTGTTGTACATCACGCGGACAATTTTCTACGCGAACTACTGCATTAACTTTTTCCTTTACAGTATTACAGGCGCCTACTTTAGGCGCGGACTTAAGGGCATGTTTTGCAGGGATTCGGAAGGATTTCTACGATCTCACAACACATTGATGAGATATAACTCGCATAACTCCCATAATTCCCACACTACGCACTCCTGGGTTTAGGCGAATTTTTGTTCTTCTCGTCAATGAAAAGATCGTTGTACAACGATTAGAATTCACCCAATCGAGCAAAAAAGCCAATTTCTAGTGATATTTCAAACAACcaatcttatgtaattgtacaCTTTATTAAAGGGACATAgacacgatttttttttacttagttttatatattatttttatgttatattttacttGTACTATTTACATTGCTTTAGAAATGTATTTCtattgatcaaattaaatttgagagtcCCCCTTAGAGTTATATGCAAGATAcaggctcacaattctttgtcatgtaaacaaggctcgcgCCCTGTTTTTGCTTACagaggttcaatataccagaaaaaaataattttccagcttatttttctatctttttatttactttaagcaaagataaacagttcctaacgtttaatacattcgttttaggtttaaaactgaaatttttacttctacgttcaaaatgtaaacaaacgctttgttaaCATAACGAAGATATTccagctctgtaactcgcttataactcaacaaatgaaactcaaatttcggttgcctattaaaaatacctttctgaagcattgtaaatattaaaatcggaaaaataatttttgaccaaaatcatgaacatgcccctttaataatTGTTcgaaatgtttgaaatttttatttttttgcttttatttaattctttaattcGTAAATGCTTTTTGTGAATTTCTATCTTGGGAAAATTATGATTGTGTTATAATATTCAATATAGTTATCATTGGTTACTGTTTTATCTTCTgttgttttctgttttattgttttaagaaaCTTGTTtccattattgtgttttaatacCCGAGCTTGTCGATAGTAAAAAGTCTCTGTTTCGtcaaatttttgtgaaattttaaatCGGAAAGGTAACTTTACTTGGCCCTCTATTCTGAGTAACTCaccttcattttcatttaagagGAATGGGTCAAGGGTCTGAAAGATCTGAGATTCAAAACTTATGAATTACAAGACGTTAGATCTACAAGAGGAGCGGATCAAAAGTTCATATCGATTCTCAACCtctaaatcaagaaaaatgttaatttaaaaagttttataagatttaaaatTAGTCCATATGCAAAGTTGTATGAAATGCATTGTTAAATTATGCATAAAAGTCAGGAGATTGCGTCAACTGACAAGTTATGCTGACACTTCTGTTGAAATATGTACCAgctttaattcttttattttgttatacatgtaatttgtacaaaaataaactatgaaaaatctttatagttgtttttttttatacaattataaCGTTTCCTTAAAAAGAGggattgttttgaaattctgCACAGTCTGTACGTATGCGTTTATTATTATGAGTGTCTGATCgataaatatatgttttcattttctagtAAATTGTACATGCAATTAAATCCTAATACTATTGATTTGAACACATGGCGGGtgcgaccggtcagcagaggttgctcactcctcctatgcacctgatcctacctctatctttttttggaggtccgtgttgctctgctttaaatttgtatttcgttttatagatttttgaaatggtttacggtttgttatttttttttctttcatttcaatccttttttttcaaaatttgtttgtagAAACACATTGTCTACATGGTGGCCAAAGAAAGCAATAATGATATAACTATGATTAAACACTCAAGTAGGCAAAGAAAAGCGGTAATCAATCATGGGAAACTATCCTactcaaattaaattaaattcgaACAAACTGTTTTCATTGTTACACACATACATATAGCGCACCACCAGACACTTTTTGTCATTTCCTTATAGTCCACTGACTTTGTACAGCGTTCTAGGAGTCTAAGCTCCATTTGTGACACGACTTGGTCACTTTTACCGAAGGATTTGTCTGTGTTGTATTTGTAATACAGAACCTTTTGATGGGCGCTTCTTATGCAGAGGAGGTAAAAGTGTTCTGTATCTGTGAAATATCACTGATAAAAAAATTGGTACTTTTTGTATTACTTCCAAACTTAGGAAAAAAACATGTAGAAATTGATGATCAATCTTTAATGTAGCTGTTtggcaaaaacaaaaacaaatcctGAAAAAAGCATA carries:
- the LOC128164204 gene encoding somatostatin receptor type 2-like produces the protein MKTTQSIYDAMLQQMQFGNLSKNITLKWPPQEPWDYPGIYKTGRSFYAYFTPVILIVGFVGNTLSFNVFISKGMRNLSASVYLAALSATDLVTLLCYVMVEWFRRGLVYLDPHWKVSFVDIDYLCQFQMYTSYVSRMSSVWLIVAFTVERYIGVCHPLRRIDICSVSSARKIVVFIYLSSLSLVLYKPFLTGVFVSATGEKYCTTYPSNSFVSFVLDSVYGLLITFVPLTIISLMNFLIINKLFARKRKQKKSRILSEEALIRLEFTSILLVISFCFVIFNIPFLVMWIRNFFYSKHVTNISTNDSMYDVESWQGVLYITRTIFYANYCINFFLYSITGAYFRRGLKGMFCRDSEGFLRSHNTLMRYNSHNSHNSHTTHSWV